A genomic window from Macaca mulatta isolate MMU2019108-1 chromosome 19, T2T-MMU8v2.0, whole genome shotgun sequence includes:
- the LOC144337093 gene encoding pregnancy-specific beta-1-glycoprotein 2-like, translating into MGAPSAPPCTLHISWKELLLTASLLIFWNSPTTAQVTIEAEPTNISEGNDVLLLVHNLTKNPAAYIWYKGQIRDLHHYITAYIIDTERIIFGPAYSGRERVYSNASLLIQSVNQKDAGSYTVKIIKRGYKTEGVTGHFTLYVETPKPYISSSNLNPREGTETVTLSCYPDTPNARYLWWINGQSLPISPRLQLSENNRTLILFGVTKRTAGPYECEMKSPVSSSRSDPVTLNPVYGPDKPSVLSPVKYYYYTGENIHLYCFADSNPPAEYSWMINGKFLQSGQELYIRNITTEHSGIYGCSARNSVTGSERSTSKMIKVSGKWILHHWQ; encoded by the exons ATGGGGGCcccctcagcccctccctgcaCACTGCACATCAGCTGGAAGGAGCTCCTGCTCACAG CATCACTTTTAATCTTCTGGAACTCGCCGACCACTGCCCAAGTCACAATTGAAGCTGAGCCAACCAATATTTCTGAGGGGAATGATGTTCTTCTACTTGTGCACAATTTAACCAAGAATCCTGCTGCCTACATCTGGTACAAAGGGCAAATAAGGGACCTCCACCATTACATTACAGCATATATAATAGACACTGAAAGAATTATATTTGGGCCTGCATACAGTGGACGAGAAAGAGTATATTCCAATGCATCCCTGCTGATCCAGAGTGTGAACCAGAAGGACGCAGGATCCTACACCGTAAAAATCATAAAGCGAGGTTACAAGACTGAAGGAGTAACTGGACATTTCACCTTATATG TGGAGACTCCCAAGCCCTACATCTCCAGCAGCAACTTAAACCCCAGGGAGGGCACGGAGACTGTGACCTTATCCTGTTATCCTGACACTCCGAACGCAAGATACCTGTGGTGGATAAATGGTCAGAGCCTCCCTATCAGTCCCAGGTTGCAGCTGTCCGAAAACAACAGGACCCTCATTCTATTTGGTGTCACAAAGCGTACTGCAGGACCCTATGAATGTGAAATGAAGAGCCCAGTGAGTTCCAGCCGCAGTGACCCAGTCACCCTGAATCCTGTCT ATGGTCCAGACAAACCCAGCGTTTTGTCTCCAGTCAAGTATTACTACTATACAGGAGAAAACATCCACTTGTACTGCTTCGCGGACTCTAACCCACCGGCAGAGTATTCTTGGATGATTAATGGGAAGTTTCTGCAATCAGGACAAGAGCTCTATATCCGCAATATTACTACAGAGCATAGTGGGATCTATGGTTGCTCTGCTCGTAACTCAGTCACTGGCAGCGAACGTTCCACATCCAAGATGATAAAAGTCTCTGGTAAGTGGATCCTGCATCATTGGCAATAG